The proteins below come from a single Erythrobacter sp. SG61-1L genomic window:
- a CDS encoding phage major tail tube protein, giving the protein MRLPSKLKNLNLYNEGNAYLGQSAELTPPKVSHSMEDWRGGGMLGAVKIDHGLEALEFEWTIGGFASQVVGQMGITQIDGVLIRALGAFQAEDTGAVSSVELVMRGRHQELDFGSWKPGDDTEKKVKTVLTYYKVIVDGRELLEIDMISGIYVVDGVDRYAAIRAAIGG; this is encoded by the coding sequence ATGCGCCTCCCCTCCAAGCTCAAGAACCTGAACCTCTATAACGAGGGTAACGCCTACCTCGGCCAGAGCGCCGAACTGACGCCGCCCAAGGTCAGCCACTCCATGGAAGACTGGCGCGGCGGCGGCATGCTCGGCGCGGTGAAGATCGACCATGGCCTCGAAGCGCTCGAGTTCGAATGGACCATTGGCGGCTTTGCCAGCCAGGTCGTGGGCCAGATGGGCATTACCCAGATCGATGGCGTACTAATCCGCGCGCTGGGCGCTTTCCAGGCGGAAGACACCGGCGCCGTCTCCTCGGTCGAACTGGTGATGCGCGGTCGGCACCAGGAACTGGACTTCGGCAGCTGGAAGCCCGGCGACGATACCGAGAAGAAGGTGAAGACCGTCCTCACCTATTACAAGGTGATCGTGGACGGGCGCGAACTGCTCGAAATCGACATGATCTCCGGAATCTACGTGGTGGATGGCGTCGATCGTTACGCAGCCATCCGCGCCGCCATTGGCGGCTGA